One window of Papaver somniferum cultivar HN1 chromosome 9, ASM357369v1, whole genome shotgun sequence genomic DNA carries:
- the LOC113312195 gene encoding uncharacterized protein LOC113312195, translated as MGSRGAGASAGVGASQLVSQNQTKRKRISQSNSRGPIDLYMKTDHQKTQQATLERDSAVKEKLMKTAWKCISAWMTENSVSFNTVRCPSFKEMIYAIGDYGKAMPPPSYHQIRTNLFKDRLVEMKKFVDTFREHWKRFGCSIMSDGWTDGKKRHLINFLVNCPKGTVFLKSVDASNRTTDADFIRGLVKEVINDVGEENIVQFITDNGSNFKKAGKDLMLEYPNMFWTPCGAHCVQLMLEELGGKLPRIKTAVILGKRLVTYIYAHFQVLSLMRDMIGGELHRSTKTRFATQYYTLESLAKYKTHLQIMFVNDKWLKMRVLKPLVKVVRLVDIERKPTMPCFYEAMRIAREKLEENFSQDDSTWAKSKGDFIQQCKGLFPMKKILRKLQLN; from the exons ATGGGCAGTCGTGGTGCTGGTGCTAGTGCTGGTGTGGGTGCTAGTCAACTAGTTTCTCAGAATCAGACAAAGAGAAAGAGGATAAGCCAAAGTAATAGTAGAGGTCCAATTGATTTATATATGAAGACAGACCACCAAAAAACTCAACAGGCCACTCTTGAAAGAGACTCAGCTGTGAAAGAGAAGTTAATGAAGACTGCATGGAAATGCATTTCAGCTTGGATGACTGAGAATTCAGTATCATTTAACACTGTTCGTTGCCCAAGTTTCAAAGAAATGATATATGCAATAGGCGACTATGGGAAAG CTATGCCCCCACCATCTTACCATCAGATTCGTACGAATCTTTTCAAGGACCGGTTAGTAGAAATGAAGAAATTTGTTGATACATTTAGGGAACATTGGAAGAGGTTTGGATGTTCTATCATGTCTGATGGCTGGACAGACGGGAAAAAGCGACATCTTATTAACTTTTTGGTGAATTGTCCGAAAGGGACAGTTTTTTTGAAGTCTGTGGATGCGTCAAACAGAACCACTGATGCTGATTTTATACGTGGGCTTGTAAAAGAGGTAATTAACGATGTTGGGGAAGAAAATATAGTTCAGTTCATTACCGATAATGGTTCAAATTTTAAAAAGGCAGGGAAAGATTTAATGCTTGAATACCCAAATATGTTTTGGACTCCTTGTGGTGCTCATTGTGTTCAGTTGATGCTAGAAGAACTTGGTGGCAAGCTTCCACGAATCAAGACAGCCGTCATTCTAGGTAAGAGACTCGTTACATATATTTATGCTCATTTTCAAGTATTAAGCTTAATGAGGGATATGATCGGTGGTGAATTACATAGGTCTACAAAGACTAGATTTGCAACTCAGTACTACACACTAGAAAGTCTTGCAAAGTATAAAACCcatttgcaaataatgtttgtgaatgataagtGGTTGAAAATGAG AGTGCTAAAGCCTTTGGTTAAGGTTGTAAGGTTAGTGGATATCGAGCGCAAACCTACAATGCCTTGTTTTTATGAAGCAATGAGGATAGCAAGGGAGAAACTCgaggagaatttcagtcaagatgatagTACTTGGGCT